The Nicotiana sylvestris chromosome 6, ASM39365v2, whole genome shotgun sequence genomic sequence TCTTCTGTATGAATGTATCTTTTAAAATAGGGAAAATTATATATTGGAAGAATAGAAAATCAGTATTAACAACAGCAAATTGGAAAACTGAAAAGGAGAGAGTTGGGGAAAGTTGCTTACCAAATTTGATAAAGGCATAAGGTCTAGCAGCAGTTTCAATTTGACTCCTATTGACACGCTCAAACTCATTCTTAAGGTCTTCCAGGTACTGAAAGGCAAGTTTCTTTGGATAAGAGCGATCACACATAGTCAGATAACAAACGTGCCCTTCAATGATATAACTGAGAGCTTGGGTTAAGACAACAGTAGATTCACAATTCCCATAAGTTATGTTTTAAGTGGGTTGGAAGGATGCAGAAATAACAAGCTAGTACCAATTTAGAAAGCGAGCAAATGAATTAGCAGTAGCGAGAGTGGGCACTTCGAAAGTCACAGTTTCACATTAACAATTGTAACATGCCAAATCATCCCCAAGATTTCATATTCAGATAGTCATAATTTTAATGATAAACTTGGTCCAATTTATAActcattttgttattttcatATGGGTATTATAACTCCCCAACCCCCAAATTCTGCAGGAGACAAGTAGCGGTTCCCACTGTGCTCCCATAATGACTCGAACCTCCAAGCTCATGATTAAAGTTGGAGCGTGTTTTCACTAGACTATGCCTACCTTGTCCTTGGTGCTCCCCATAAAACCAGAAAAAATGAGAAATAAAATGCTTATAAGACATATTAAATGCATATCAAGTGGAGAAGCTACTATCAAAGTAATGGATATGCATAAACTAATATCAagctttctttttgttcttttggattaATTACATCATCCATATTTATCACCACATTTCATCCAAGAAGATATTTCACTTATCAAAAGCATTAAGCTGGAGGAACACCCATACTCATTAGTTCTGAGTACACTGATTCTACTTGTCCCCAAAAATTGCAACAATAAGAACTGCAGAGGCCCTCATAGAGTTCTCCTTAAATTACAAAATTAAAACTAATAGGCATCTTAAATTGTCTTCAAATTGAAAGCCTCCGTAGACTGGTATCCACATTTAATTGCAACGATGACTCGTTATAAGTTAGCAGAATTCTCTCTTTCCTTGAGAGAAAAATGGAGAGGAATCATAATCTGAGCATAGGTAACCCAGTGAAGCTATTTGGAAAAGATCAATAAGTGTATGGAATTACTTACCTTGCAGTCATCTTTTTGAACAAAGAAGTTATTACTAATTACTTACAAAAATTTCCATTTAGCCTCTAGGAAGAGATGTAAATACTACGATGAAAATAGAAAGAAGTATTATATGGAAACAATAAAAGGATACTGGAAAATATAAGGTCCGGTTTCGACGGACATCCTTGATGCCTCAATCTGGCCCATAGAGAGGTTCTTGAATAAGGACTTGGCTTGCTGTTTGTAGAAATCTGCATCTGGAACATCGCGGCTATCATCCAGCCCCTCAGCTAGAGGAAGGCCATCAGTTACACGAGCAATCATAGTCAACTTCACCATTTTCCTTAAACAAGCACACAACTAGAAGCAACCACAAAAAGGTAAGAAATCAGcttgcagattttgaagtcagagAAACTACAAATTGTCCATGCTTTTGGCTGCTAATTCCAAACCTCGGACCAAGATTTATTGGACATAAAGTTCCTAATTGTTTCAGCTTCACCCTAGTTAAGTGTGTGTGAGTGAGAGAGACATAGTATCTTTATTAAATAAGTTTTTAGTTCCAAAGTTTTTACCTTGTTTAATAATAGTCCTGAGATCTAATTTTGACTATAAGCATAATGCTCCGCAAATCATACGTTTTGCACCCAGTGCAGCATTCAAAATTAAGGATGTATGATTTATTACATCGCTATTAAATATTCAATTTCTTCAGTGCAAGAATGAATCGAAGCAAAAAGTAGCAGCTGTACAATAAATGAATCCAGGTGCTCAAGTTGTAGAGCTTCACATCATGAATAGAAAACTTGATCCACTGAGGAAAAGATAGCAGAAAATTGCATCAATTACAAGAGCCATTCAATCCTGAAGATAATGCAGGCAGAACATGTTTTTCAATCAATTTAGGACTACAGATATCTTTAGGTTTAGTCATTCTGTAGTCTTAACCAGTTTCTAGTGGTACCATCTCATTCCTGCTGTATATAACACAGGCCCACAGAGGATATTGACTTATGCATTGTGCCTGGTCAATGCAAAAGTTTACTACTTTACCTAATAAACATCAACTTCAATGCATTATTCCCAAATTTCAAGTAGCCAATTTCAATAAACAATTTCGAGGGTCCCCTTGGTCCATCCAATGTTGAAGCTCTTAGAGGTTCTTCAAAGAAAAGATTCTTCCGACAATGCCTTAAGCTTGAACTTTTCTCTAAGACAGCTCAATGAATCAACTGTCTCAATCAGCTGGAGTCGACTGTGAATCATCCAATGTATCCATTCAGCTCTATTCAAGTGCA encodes the following:
- the LOC104241516 gene encoding 25.3 kDa vesicle transport protein SEC22-1-like, translating into MVKLTMIARVTDGLPLAEGLDDSRDVPDADFYKQQAKSLFKNLSMGQIEASRMSVETGPYIFHYIIEGHVCYLTMCDRSYPKKLAFQYLEDLKNEFERVNRSQIETAARPYAFIKFDTFIQKTKKLYQDTGTQRNISKLNDELYEVHQIMTRNVQDVLGVGEKLDQVSQMSSRLTSESRIYADKARDLNRQALIRKWAPVAVVIGVVSLLFWVKNKIW